A segment of the Cohnella algarum genome:
TACGCTTCCGCGGAACGTCTGCTTGAGGAGCTTGCCGAGCGGCCCGCCGCCGTCGTTCTGTTCAAGGAAAACCGGATCAATCCGCAGGACCGCGAGATCAGGCAATGGATGACCGAAGAGGCCGAATCCGCCATCGCCGCCTATGCAGAAGCCGGCGGCGGGTGGCTCGCCTGGCATTCGGGACTTGCCTCTTACCGGACGGACGGGGCGTATGTCGGCATGCTGCGCGGCTATTTCCTCCATCATCCCGAACGTCACCGGCCCGTGCGCTATAGCGCGGAAGCGGCCGGCCCGCTCGCGGGAGGCTTCCCGGAGGGCGATCCGGGAAGCGGCTCGGGCGCCGCGAATCCGGCCGCGTCGTTCGAATTCGCGGACGAGCATTATTTTGTCGCGTGCGACGAACCGAATACGACGGTTTTCCTCCGCTCCGAATCCGCCGACGGGGAGTCGATCGCCGGGTGGGCGCATGCTTACGGCAAAGGCCGGGTATGCTGCTTGACCCCGCCCACACTCCCGAAGGGCTGCTTCACCCCGGTACGGTCGGCACGCTCGGAAGGTGCGTCGCCTGGATCGCGAATATCGGATAGTCAATACGGGTAGGGGTAGGGGTAGGGGTAATACGGCGCGGGCTGTGCGGCCGCATAATTCGCGAAGCTCGCATAGCCCGGATAGCCCGGATAATTCGCGTAGTAGCCTTGCGGATAGAACGGTGCGGGAGGTTCGGGGGCCGTCTCGGGCGACGGCGCGGCCGCTTGCGCGAGACGGTCGTCCATGCTCGGAGCGAAGCCCGCGGGCGGCCCTAAAATGACGGACTGCCGAATCGGCTCCACCGCCTTCTCGTATTCTTTTTCATCCACGGAGTAAGCAAGCTGCATGATTTGCCCCGGCGTCATCCGAAGGAAATCGGAACCGTACACGATATCGGGCGTCGGCCGGTCGAAAACGGTCAGAATATGCGTGTCGTCCTCAAGCCCCACGATCCAGTGGAACCAGCCTTTGGGGAACATGGAGGCCTGGCCCGGCTTCAGCCGGTAGGACATCAATTTTTGCGTAAACGGATTGAACACGGTCGTCGCGACCTCGCCGCCGATGACAAAGACGAGCTCGTTCACATTCGTGTGCCAGTGAGGCTGAATAATGATCCCTTTGTTCATGCGAACGTTGAAAAAGCCCGTCTGAATCGCCGGCAGCTGCTCCGCGAACAGCTGCGTAATGTAATTGTCCGCATCCCGGCGGTACGTGACGACTTCGTTGGAGTCGCCCGTCAAGGTAAGCGACGGCGACGTTAAAACCGGATCCACAAGCTTTTTCCTCCCGCATAGGTTAATGTCTATCCATATGTATGCATAAACCGGCGGAATGCTCCTCGCTGGAAATGCAAGCCCTCCCGACCGAACCTCGTCTTGTTCCGCGCGATAAAGCCTTGGCCGCCAGGAACGCCGGTAGCGCAAGGGCGTTTGTGCTATAATCGATTACGGAAAAAACGAACAAGGACGGATGAACATGCCCGATTATGACGAGGCCGGTACCGGCCGTTCCGCTCCTCGCGGAAGGCCGAGAAGCAGGGAAGTCCATGAGCGCATCCTGGATGCCGCCATCGCTTCGCTCGCCGAGACCGGCGTCGAGAAACTAAGCATCGAGGCGGTCGCCCAGCGGGCCGGAGTCGGGAAAACGTCCATTTATCGCAGATGGAGCCGTAAAGAAGACCTGGTGGCGGACGCTCTCGAACGATTGAAGCCCCGCTCGGAACGCCGACGCGGGGCGAACTGCGCGAAGATATGTTCGAGCTGGCGCACGGCTTCGCTCAGAGCATGAACAACCCGCTGGGCAAGCAAATGCTTTCCGTGCTGGTCTCCGCTTTGTCCGGGAGCTCGGAAATTTCGGAGCTGTACTGGCAGAAGCACTCCTTGCCCAAAACGAAGGAAATCGCCGAATGGTTCGAGCGCTATCATCGGAAGGAGCCGCTTCGGGAGGATGCGAACCTCGAGGTCGTCTCCGAGTTTCTGATCGGCTTTATCATGTACCAGCTGTTGATGAAACCCGCTTCCGCCGATTTGGAAGATCGGCTGAACGCCGGAATCGACCTGATTTTGAACGGAATACGCCAACCTCCCGCCCGAAACGATGGCGGACCCCGGGCGATCGGATCTCGCGATGGCTTCGCTCTCCCCGTCCGCCAGAGGCCAAACCCGCTACTCCACGTCCAAGCTGTGCAACCTCTATTTCGCTTACGGGCTCGATGAGCGGCTTCGGCAAGCGGGCCGGGCGATCGAGGTCCATGCTTTCAATCCGGGCATGATGCCCGGCTCCGGACTCGCCCGGGACTACAGCCCGCTGGCCCGCTTCGCCTGGAACTCGATATTGCCGCTGCTGCGTTTCGTCCGTCCGGGCGTGCGCACGACCCGGCAATCCGGAGCCGACCTGGCGCGGCTGGTCGCAAGCGAGCCGCCGGGCCGAACGAGCGGAACGTACTGGGACGGCTCCAAGCCCATCCCCTCTTCCCCGGAATCCTACAGCCGGGAGCGCGCCGCGGAACTTTGGAGCTGGAGCGCGGGCAAACTCGGCCTGGCCGAACATGTCTAGAGGATCGTTAGAGGAGAATCAAGGGATTCGGTCGTCCTTACCTCTTCGTAAAAATTTGAAAAACGACGCCGAACCGGTCCGTTACCTGGCCGTACGCCGGACTGAAGTAGACTTCCTGCAGCGGAAAGTCGACTTGCCCGTCCTGCCGCAGCGCGTCAAAAAGCGCCTGCGCCTCCTCCGCATCGTTCGCGGTCAGGCAAAGGCTGACGCGGTTTCCCTCGCGGTTCGGCTGACCGGGCAGAACATCGGCCACGAACAGCTTCCCGTCCCCGACCTTCAGAACGGAATGCGCCACCCGCCCTTTGTCCTCGGCGGGCAAGGCGGCTTCCGGGCCGCTCGGCGCGTCTCCGAACGTTTGCATAAAAACAACTTCCGCGCCGAGCGCCAGCTTGTAAAACTCGATCGCGTCCTTGGCTTTGCCGTCCAGCATGATGTACGGGGTCAATTCGAAATTCATCGGTTTGCAGCTCCTTTTGTCCGGGTGATTAGAGTTTTTTCGAACTCGGAGCCAGTATAAACGTTAAACGCGACAGCTTTCGTCTTATTTAAATCAATGAATCCGATCAAACGGTTCACTCCGGATGCTGCGGAGACAAATGCAGCTCCCGGTATTTGGCGGGCGTAATGCCTTCTTTCCGGCGGAAGGTGGCGACGAAATGGCTGACGTCGTTAAACCCGGTCATGGCGGCCACCTCTTTCAGCGCCATGCCGGGCGTCGCGATCATGATCTTCTTCGCTTCGCGAATGCGGAGCCGGATCAGAAAGGAATAAGGGCTCATCCCGAACGCGTCCTGGAACAGCTCGTTCAAATAGGAAACGCTCATCTGGGCCTGCTCGGCGATTTCCGGCAGCCCGATATTGGCCGAGCGGTTGCGCTCCATCCATTGCACGACCGGGCGCAGCTTGTCGTAAAACTGCGAGAGGGAGGGCTGGTCGTTTCGCCGTCCGAATTTGCGCAGCAGCATGAGAAAATGGTACATCTCGGTGGACGATTCCAGGCCGGAAAACTCGGGATCCCGGCCGGCCTTGTCGATCATGTCCCGGATGGCGTCGGCAAACGATACCTTCTCCGTTTCGGTGTACAGGGCGGAAACGTTCATGTCCAGCGAATCCAGAATCGCCGAAGCGGCCGCGCCGCCGAACGTTACGTACACCGTCGACCAGCGGTCCGAAACCGGGAAGTAGCGATGCGGGGTAAACGGGGTCAGCAGCACGCCCTTGCCCGGCGTCAGCATGACCTGCCCGCCCTGGAACTCGAAGGAGCCCTCTCCCTCCAGCGTCTGCAGCCAATGATAATAGGGATAGCCGTCGGGCCGGTCGAAAATCCGCTCCCACGCGCTGTAGCCGATCGTTTCGATAAAGAGCGGAAGAGACCGTTCCACCGACGTAAACACGTTGCGAATGTTGTCATCGCCCCATTTCATGCGCATCCCTCCCTGCCGGTTGTTCTCTCATTATCCGACAAGGGAGGGCGCTTTTTCAACGGTTCGCTTGCCTGCCCGGACAGCCCAGTCCAACGCTCTCGGGTGCGGACCGTTCGGTCGCCGCCACCCCGCTAAGCCGCTATTCGCTATTCCTTGAACGCGTCCAGCGAGGGCAGCCTGTTGCCG
Coding sequences within it:
- a CDS encoding TetR/AcrR family transcriptional regulator C-terminal ligand-binding domain-containing protein, with product MNNPLGKQMLSVLVSALSGSSEISELYWQKHSLPKTKEIAEWFERYHRKEPLREDANLEVVSEFLIGFIMYQLLMKPASADLEDRLNAGIDLILNGIRQPPARNDGGPRAIGSRDGFALPVRQRPNPLLHVQAVQPLFRLRAR
- a CDS encoding cupin domain-containing protein, giving the protein MDPVLTSPSLTLTGDSNEVVTYRRDADNYITQLFAEQLPAIQTGFFNVRMNKGIIIQPHWHTNVNELVFVIGGEVATTVFNPFTQKLMSYRLKPGQASMFPKGWFHWIVGLEDDTHILTVFDRPTPDIVYGSDFLRMTPGQIMQLAYSVDEKEYEKAVEPIRQSVILGPPAGFAPSMDDRLAQAAAPSPETAPEPPAPFYPQGYYANYPGYPGYASFANYAAAQPAPYYPYPYPYPY
- a CDS encoding TetR/AcrR family transcriptional regulator — encoded protein: MPDYDEAGTGRSAPRGRPRSREVHERILDAAIASLAETGVEKLSIEAVAQRAGVGKTSIYRRWSRKEDLVADALERLKPRSERRRGANCAKICSSWRTASLRA
- a CDS encoding AraC family transcriptional regulator is translated as MKWGDDNIRNVFTSVERSLPLFIETIGYSAWERIFDRPDGYPYYHWLQTLEGEGSFEFQGGQVMLTPGKGVLLTPFTPHRYFPVSDRWSTVYVTFGGAAASAILDSLDMNVSALYTETEKVSFADAIRDMIDKAGRDPEFSGLESSTEMYHFLMLLRKFGRRNDQPSLSQFYDKLRPVVQWMERNRSANIGLPEIAEQAQMSVSYLNELFQDAFGMSPYSFLIRLRIREAKKIMIATPGMALKEVAAMTGFNDVSHFVATFRRKEGITPAKYRELHLSPQHPE
- a CDS encoding ThuA domain-containing protein; translation: MSAPGKTILAIAGDDYHPEAPIREALEQAIRSAADTNAAGLRIGAATEAVRVRYASAERLLEELAERPAAVVLFKENRINPQDREIRQWMTEEAESAIAAYAEAGGGWLAWHSGLASYRTDGAYVGMLRGYFLHHPERHRPVRYSAEAAGPLAGGFPEGDPGSGSGAANPAASFEFADEHYFVACDEPNTTVFLRSESADGESIAGWAHAYGKGRVCCLTPPTLPKGCFTPVRSARSEGASPGSRISDSQYG
- a CDS encoding VOC family protein; amino-acid sequence: MNFELTPYIMLDGKAKDAIEFYKLALGAEVVFMQTFGDAPSGPEAALPAEDKGRVAHSVLKVGDGKLFVADVLPGQPNREGNRVSLCLTANDAEEAQALFDALRQDGQVDFPLQEVYFSPAYGQVTDRFGVVFQIFTKR